CTTAAAGATATAAAAGATATCATATAGCTATTCAAAATAGATAAGACGACAATTTAGCTTATTGCTAAAAAGGGGGAGATTTACATGCTAAAAGTAATGAAAGATGAAGATTTTATCGTCTCAAAAACAGATATAAGAGGGCGCATAACATACTGCAATAAAATTTTTATGGATATGGCAGAGTATACGGAAGAGGAGCTAGTCGGCAAGGCTCACAGCATTATTAGACATCCAGATATGCCAAAAGCTGTTTTTAGGTATCTTTGGGAGATGATTCCGAAAAAACAAGAGGTTTTTGCGTATGTTCTAAACAGAGGCAAAAACGGAAACGATTATTGGGTTTATGCAAACATAACCGCGACACTTGATGAGAGAGGCAATATCGTCGATTACTATTCAGTAAGAAGAAAACCCAACAGCAAAGCTCTTGATGTTATCATACCCCTATATAAAAAGATGCTTGAAGCAGAAAAGAGCAACGGAGTTGACGCTTCGTTTAAAATTTTAACAGATATTTTAAAAGATAAAGGAGTAAGTTACGATGAACTTATTATCTCTCTTCAAAACCAATAAAAATAAAGAGAAGCATGCTCAAATGCATGATGCAATCATTACCGTCTTAAAAGATGCCGCAAACGGAAAACTTAGCGGAAGAATCACCGGCATACCAAACGATAACTCAAAAGAGTCTGCATTTGCTTGGACGATTAACGATGTTCTTGACCAGCTAGAAGCATTTATGAGGGATGTTGAAACCTCTATAGAGAGTGCTGCGGCAGGCAAAACATACAGAACTACAAATCCACAAGGTCTGCACGGCGCATTTCGCTCAACTTCGGAAAAACTGAAATTGGCAATCTCCTCGGTTGCAGTCGGATATGAAACAAAAATCAAAGGCGAACTATCGGACAAGCTCAGCACTTTAGGCGGCGGAATGGCAAGTGCGCTAGAGGTTATACAAAAAGATATTATACTTTCTCAAAACGGTTCTGACGAGATCTCAAAAGTTTCACAAAAAACTGCGGATCTCTCCTCGGAAAGTCTGCAAAGTGTTCATGAGATTAGCGAGAAATTGGGGATTTTACTTAACTCCATCACATCATCACATGAAATAATCATAAACCTTGAACAGAGGTCCCGCGATATCTCAAATGTTGTAGGACTTATCAAAGATATAGCGGATCAGACAAATCTTCTTGCCCTAAACGCTGCCATCGAAGCGGCAAGAGCAGGCGAACACGGCAGAGGGTTTGCGGTTGTTGCGGATGAGGTAAGAAAACTTGCAGAACGCACTCAAAAAGCAACCCAAGAGATAGAGATAACCATATCTACCCTCCAACAGGAAGCCAATGAGATGAGAAGCAGCTCGGATAATATCTCCGAGATTGCAGAGGAGTCAAACAGCGTAATAAACGACTTTCAAAAAACATTTGAGGAGTTAAACTCAAATGCAAACAGATCATCGGAAATCTCCGTTACCATGAACAATCAACTCTTTACGACACTTGTAAAAGTAGACCATATCATATACAAATCGACAGCCTACTCGTCTGTGTTAAGTTCTCATAGCGATAAAGCGTTCGTAGATCATAAAAATTGCCGTATGGGCAAATGGTATTTGGGTATCGGAAAAGATAAGTTCGGACATACGAAATCCTTTGTCGAACTAGATAGTGTACATGCCAAAGTTCACGATTCGGTTTTAAAAAATCAAGAGTTTGTGAAAAACGGCACCGTACTAAAAGCAGATCATCCAAAAACAATTTATGAAAACTTTCACGAAATGGAAAACGCTTCGGGCATACTCTTTAAAAAATTAGACGATATGGTTGAAGAGTATAGGAAAAATAGTAAAAAATAATTATTTACTTACTATTTACTTATAATTAATATAATTTTGCATCTCAAATATGTTTAACCCCTTTCGTACTTGAGATGGATATAACCTATAAATTATTTTAATTATCCACTCCTTCTCCCCCTTTTGGGTTGGATAATTATGTTAAACTTCCATTATGAAAATCATTTTAACGACTCTAAATTCAAGATTTACACACACTTCAATAGCTCTGAGATATCTCTATGCAAACTTAAAAGAACTGCAAAATGATGCAAAAATCATAGAGTTTAGCATAAATGATGCCATCCAAACCATAGCCGAAAAACTTCTTATCCACTCCCCGCAAATCATTGGCATCGGTGTTTATATATGGAATGTTTCGCAAGTCAGCGAACTTATCCACATTATAAAAAAAATCTCCCCAAACACAAAGATAGTTCTCGGCGGTCCGGAAGTATCGCATGAGCCTTTTAGGGTAAATTTGGATAACGCCGATTTTATCATTCAGGGCGAAGGGGATGAGGCTTTTTATAGACTCTGCCGTGATATTTTTGATGCCAAACCGTCTAATAGAATTATAAAAATGGGTATGCCCTCTCTTAAAAACATAGAACTGCCGTATAAATTTTATACGGATGAGGATATAAAAAACCGCTACATCTATGTCGAAGCATCAAGAGGCTGTCCGTTTGAGTGTGAATTTTGCCTCTCATCTATGGATGAAAAAGTAAGAGCATTTGACATAGAGCTTTTTGTAAAAGAGCTTGAATCTCTATGGAGCAGAGGAGCAAGAAACTTTAAATTTATAGATAGAACTTTTAATCTCAATATAAAAACCGCAAACATTTTGCTTGACTTTTTTTTGACAAAAGAACCTCCGTATTTTGCACATTTTGAAGTCGTACCCGACCATTTCCCAGAATCTCTAAAAGCCAAAATCGCCCTATTTACCGACGGTGCACTGCAACTTGAAATCGGTATACAAACCCTAAATCCCACTATCGCAAACAACATCTCAAGACCTCTAAAACTGGATAAAATCAAAGAAAATATAGCTTTTTTAGAAAATGAGACAAACGCACACATACATCTTGACCTCATCGTCGGTCTGCCGGGCGAGACGCTAAAGAGTTTTGGAGCAAATCTTGATGAACTTGTGAGTTTAAGCAACTGCGAGATACAAATCGGCATACTCAAAAAACTCTCCGGAACTTACATAAACCGCCACGACATAGAACACGGTATGATATATAGCGATATTCCGCCCTATGATGTTTTGCAAACTTCACAGCTCTCGTTTTTTGAGATTCAAACAATGAAGAGATTTTCAAGATTTTGGGATTTGACTTACAACAGCGGCAACTTTAAAGAGAGCGTAAAGCTGATTTGGCAAGATGAGAGCGTGTTTGAGAATTTTTACGATTTTAGTTTATGGATATACTCTCAAACGGACTCCACTTGGCAAATCTCGCTTCAAAGGCTTGGCGAGCTGCTCTTTAGATATCTTTGCGAAGTCAAAAAAACAGATGTTAAGTTTGTCGCAAAAAATATGCTTGAGGATATGATGAGGCTAAAAGGCAGAGTAGTTCCGAACTACCTTATGCCTTATACTGACAATTTTACGGCAAACAACAAGCAAGGTACATCTGGTTTTAATAAAAGGCAGCAGTAAAGTCAGATTTTTTTGATATAATTATCGCTATGCAGAAATTAAAAGTGCTTATATTATTATCACTATTTTTTACTAATATTTTTTTTGCAGATGAACCGTATGTGAGTGAATCGCAATTGAATGAAATCGGCGAGAAGTACGATATGGTTGCAAAAAAAAGATTTATCGCTCTTCAGCAAACCCTTGATTCCGTAAAAGAGAAGAGTGACTTAGAAAAGCTAGAAGCGGTAAACAATTTTTTTAATGAAGTCAGATATGCTTCGGATATGAAAGTTTACGGTAAAAAAGATTATTGGGCTACGCCGTGTGAATTTTTGTGTAACGATATGGGTGATTGCGAAGATTATGTAATAAGCAAGTATTGCGCCCTAAAATATCTCGGTGTTGATCGAAAAAAACTCTTTTTTACATATGCCCGCTCCACAAAATACAATGAACTGCACATGGTTCTAACCTACTTTGAGACACCAAAAAGCGAACCGCTTATTTTAGACAACTATAACCGTAAAATATTTCCCATATCAGAGAGAAAAGATTTAACCTTAGTCGCTTATTTCACAGTAATCCAACTCGAAACACTTCCAAAGTTGCAAATTAAAGATTCAACTCCGATTTACAGCTTTAACGGCGATATATTTGATAAAGTAGGCAAAGAGAATGAAAAATCTCACAAAAAATGGGATGAACTAAGACTCAATATACAAAGAAAAAAAATATGACGCTCTACAAGCAGACAGCTTTATTGTTATCACTCTTTTTACTAATCATATTATCAACGGTTCTTATACTAAACTTTCAAAGCGCAAACAAAGGCGTTCAAGACAGACTTTACGAAGATGCAAAAAATACTGCAAGTTCACTTAGCCTCTCGCTGGGAAATGCAAACGGTGATGTCTCCATTATGTCAACCATGATGAACGCAAATTTTGACAGCGGAAATTATCGTAATATTACCCTTGTCGA
This region of Sulfurimonas sp. genomic DNA includes:
- a CDS encoding transglutaminase-like cysteine peptidase; amino-acid sequence: MQKLKVLILLSLFFTNIFFADEPYVSESQLNEIGEKYDMVAKKRFIALQQTLDSVKEKSDLEKLEAVNNFFNEVRYASDMKVYGKKDYWATPCEFLCNDMGDCEDYVISKYCALKYLGVDRKKLFFTYARSTKYNELHMVLTYFETPKSEPLILDNYNRKIFPISERKDLTLVAYFTVIQLETLPKLQIKDSTPIYSFNGDIFDKVGKENEKSHKKWDELRLNIQRKKI
- a CDS encoding methyl-accepting chemotaxis protein; the encoded protein is MNLLSLFKTNKNKEKHAQMHDAIITVLKDAANGKLSGRITGIPNDNSKESAFAWTINDVLDQLEAFMRDVETSIESAAAGKTYRTTNPQGLHGAFRSTSEKLKLAISSVAVGYETKIKGELSDKLSTLGGGMASALEVIQKDIILSQNGSDEISKVSQKTADLSSESLQSVHEISEKLGILLNSITSSHEIIINLEQRSRDISNVVGLIKDIADQTNLLALNAAIEAARAGEHGRGFAVVADEVRKLAERTQKATQEIEITISTLQQEANEMRSSSDNISEIAEESNSVINDFQKTFEELNSNANRSSEISVTMNNQLFTTLVKVDHIIYKSTAYSSVLSSHSDKAFVDHKNCRMGKWYLGIGKDKFGHTKSFVELDSVHAKVHDSVLKNQEFVKNGTVLKADHPKTIYENFHEMENASGILFKKLDDMVEEYRKNSKK
- a CDS encoding B12-binding domain-containing radical SAM protein, whose product is MKIILTTLNSRFTHTSIALRYLYANLKELQNDAKIIEFSINDAIQTIAEKLLIHSPQIIGIGVYIWNVSQVSELIHIIKKISPNTKIVLGGPEVSHEPFRVNLDNADFIIQGEGDEAFYRLCRDIFDAKPSNRIIKMGMPSLKNIELPYKFYTDEDIKNRYIYVEASRGCPFECEFCLSSMDEKVRAFDIELFVKELESLWSRGARNFKFIDRTFNLNIKTANILLDFFLTKEPPYFAHFEVVPDHFPESLKAKIALFTDGALQLEIGIQTLNPTIANNISRPLKLDKIKENIAFLENETNAHIHLDLIVGLPGETLKSFGANLDELVSLSNCEIQIGILKKLSGTYINRHDIEHGMIYSDIPPYDVLQTSQLSFFEIQTMKRFSRFWDLTYNSGNFKESVKLIWQDESVFENFYDFSLWIYSQTDSTWQISLQRLGELLFRYLCEVKKTDVKFVAKNMLEDMMRLKGRVVPNYLMPYTDNFTANNKQGTSGFNKRQQ
- a CDS encoding PAS domain-containing protein, producing MLKVMKDEDFIVSKTDIRGRITYCNKIFMDMAEYTEEELVGKAHSIIRHPDMPKAVFRYLWEMIPKKQEVFAYVLNRGKNGNDYWVYANITATLDERGNIVDYYSVRRKPNSKALDVIIPLYKKMLEAEKSNGVDASFKILTDILKDKGVSYDELIISLQNQ